From the Cryptomeria japonica chromosome 2, Sugi_1.0, whole genome shotgun sequence genome, one window contains:
- the LOC131864853 gene encoding LRR receptor-like serine/threonine-protein kinase FLS2, with the protein MNKFQGRIPWQLGNISRLQFLSVSTVQKFSSLAYMQSSTELDSSDLRWIEKLQELKYLSLGGVVLNMTSLELGAALSHLHRLHFLDLFLCDLSGHIPNAIQNLTSLSHLILDWNEFNSRVPSWLGNMPHLQELSLSYNTELSGDIDHILCGKWPHLTIFDLSQTNVTGGIPPRIGNISSLIHLDIGKIEIGIIVKGKMEGIIPSSLGNISTLQWLSLHGNSLSGEIPPSIGQLSSLIYLDLTSNKLSGQIPSSLGNILSLDTLFLADNQLNGTIPTSIGLLPHVKSMDLSFNNLQFSLDAFISTSSLLSLDLSYNKLIAEVDPKWIPPFSLSSLSLASCSIEGIFPLFLSTQYELDDLDLSKNNLFGNIPLWLVDLTNLNELNLSYNNLQGQLPSTLNISSFFTLDLHKNQLNGFLPIPSIASPYLELLDVSQNGFVGVIPAHIGKLVPSIGFLSFSANDLSGGIPSSIGLLQTLEVLDLSKIGYLVKYHQA; encoded by the coding sequence ATGAACAAGTTCCAGGGCAGAATTCCATGGCAGCTTGGTAATATCTCTCGCCTGCAGTTTTTAAGTGTTTCTACTGTCCAAAAATTCTCCTCATTAGCTTACATGCAATCAAGCACAGAGTTGGATAGCTCTGATTTAAGGTGGATAGAGAAGCTGCAGGAGTTAAAATATTTGTCTCTTGGAGGTGTGGTGCTGAATATGACAAGTCTAGAATTGGGGGCAGCCCTTTCTCATCTTCATCGTCTCCATTTTTTGGACCTTTTTCTTTGCGATTTGTCTGGACACATCCCAAATGCTATCCAAAACCTCACCTCCCTCTCCCATCTTATTTTAGATTGGAATGAATTCAATTCTAGAGTGCCTTCATGGTTGGGAAATATGCCTCATTTGCAAGAGCTTAGTTTGTCTTACAACACGGAATTAAGTGGAGATATAGATCATATATTATGCGGGAAATGGCCACATTTAACCATATTTGATCTATCACAGACCAATGTAACAGGGGGTATTCCACCCCGTATTGGAAATATATCCTCCCTCATCCATCTTGACATAGGAAAGATAGAGATAGGCATTATTGTTAAGGGAAAGATGGAAGGCATCATTCCTTCTTCCCTTGGCAACATATCTACTCTTCAATGGTTGAGTCTTCATGGAAACTCATTGAGTGGAGAGATTCCACCATCAATTGGACAACTTTCATCTTTGATTTATTTGGACCTCACCTCCAATAAACTTAGTGGCCAAATACCTTCCTCGTTAGGTAACATTTTGTCCTTGGACACCTTATTTCTTGCAGACAATCAACTAAATGGTACAATTCCTACTTCTATTGGACTTCTCCCTCATGTGAAATCGATGGACCTTTCTTTCAACAACCTACAATTTTCTCTTGATGCTTTCATAAGTACTAGTAGCCTTCTTTCCCTCGACCTCTCTTATAATAAATTGATTGCCGAGGTTGACCCAAAATGGATACCCCCATTTTCCTTATCTTCTTTGAGTTTGGCTTCTTGTAGTATTGAAGGTATCTTCCCTCTATTCCTTTCAACACAATATGAATTAGATGATTTGGATCTCTCCAAAAATAATCTCTTTGGAAACATTCCACTTTGGCTAGTAGATTTAACCAATCTAAATGAGTTGAATCTTTCATACAATAACTTGCAAGGCCAACTACCCTCCACTTTGAACATAAGCTCCTTTTTTACATTAGATTTACATAAGAACCAATTGAATGGTTTCCTTCCAATTCCTTCAATAGCTTCCCCATATTTGGAACTATTGGATGTGTCACAAAATGGATTTGTAGGAGTTATCCCAGCACATATTGGCAAACTTGTACCAAGCATTGGATTCTTGTCATTTTCAGCAAATGATCTAAGTGGTGGCATTCCTTCTTCTATTGGTCTTCTACAAACATTGGAGGTGTTGGATCTCTCAAAGATAGGTTATTTGGTAAAATACCATCAAGCCTAA
- the LOC131052149 gene encoding receptor-like protein EIX2 codes for MGKNNLIGEIPYEIGILSYLVALQLNGNMLQGNLPSGLQNCSRLHILDVGDNLLVGKIPLWLSHFFELMILVLRSNKLQGQIPNPLSNLSKLHVLDISHNNLTGPIPSDLGNLAIMLDPHPQVRSANASEHSYYYKEEIQVINKGSELTYYDSILLLITCIDLFENQLYDGIPLEIGNLQGLHTLNLSRNNLIGDIPITFGMLEQLESLDLSNNKLHGNIPNEMLKLSSMSTFIVYNNMLCGTIPTGGQFATFNLTFFSNNPSLCGFPLDNKTCKCGEKSNIDMAHLLDEEIEEESEIPWHWYVEWMASFATGFWGVFGILIVKRYWRRKYIQLLDEVAISFLDRLRGIK; via the coding sequence ATGGGAAAGAATAATTTGATAGGAGAGATTCCATATGAAATAGGAATACTAAGCTATCTTGTGGCACTACAACTCAATGGCAATATGCTTCAAGGAAACTTGCCATCAGGTCTTCAAAATTGCTCCAGGTTGCATATTTTAGATGTGGGTGATAATTTATTAGTGGGAAAAATACCCCTTTGGCTATCACACTTCTTTGAGTTGATGATACTTGTTTTGAGGTCAAATAAACTCCAAGGCCAAATTCCAAATCCATTAAGCAATCTTTCCAAATTGCATGTGTTAGATATTTCACATAATAATTTGACTGGTCCTATTCCATCAGACCTAGGAAATTTGGCAATTATGCTTGATCCACATCCACAAGTAAGAAGTGCAAATGCAAGTGAGCATTCCTATTATTACAAAGAAGAGATTCAAGTGATCAACAAAGGATCAGAATTGACTTATTATGATTCTATTTTGTTACTTATAACTTGCATTGATTTGTTTGAAAATCAACTATATGATGGAATTCCTTTAGAAATTGGAAACCTTCAAGGTCTCCACACCTTGAACTTATCAAGGAATAATCTTATAGGAGATATTCCAATCACTTTTGGAATGTTAGAGCAATTAGAGTCTTTGGATCTCTCAAATAATAAGTTGCATGGAAATATTCCAAATGAAATGCTAAAATTGTCCAGTATGAGCACTTTTATTGTATATAACAATATGCTTTGTGGAACAATCCCAACAGGTGGCCAATTTGCAACTTTCAACCTTACATTTTTCTCTAACAACCCTAGCCTTTGTGGATTCCCACTTGATAATAAAACATGTAAATGTGGGGAGAAGTCAAATATTGACATGGCTCATCTTCTAGACGAAGAGATAGAGGAGGAATCAGAAATTCCATGGCATTGGTATGTAGAGTGGATGGCAAGCTTTGCTACTGGATTTTGGGGAGTTTTTGGAATCTTGATTGTCAAAAGGTATTGGAGAAGAAAATACATTCAGCTCTTAGATGAAGTAGCCATTAGTTTTTTAGATAGATTAAGAGGCATCAAGTAG